From the genome of Pirellulales bacterium, one region includes:
- a CDS encoding molybdenum cofactor guanylyltransferase yields the protein MAPRYNEMHELRPDFISTFESSPPTVRTGAIILCGGKSTRMGSDKATLPFGPERMLQRVVRLVAQVVDPAKIVVAAAADQSLPPLPADVTVTIDERPERGPLEGLAVGFRALQDRADAIYASSCDVPLLIPAFVERMFSLLGDYDIAVPCEGGFRHPLAAVYGPGALTHLEKLLAADRLRVQFLLDEVRTRQVSAEELLAVDPQLSTLRNLNSLEDYSSALVAAGF from the coding sequence ATGGCTCCTCGCTACAATGAAATGCACGAATTGAGGCCCGATTTTATTTCGACATTCGAAAGCAGTCCACCCACGGTGCGAACAGGCGCGATTATTCTCTGTGGCGGCAAATCGACGCGCATGGGCAGCGACAAGGCTACCTTGCCGTTTGGGCCAGAGCGAATGCTGCAGCGGGTGGTGCGGTTGGTGGCGCAGGTTGTCGATCCGGCGAAGATTGTCGTCGCGGCCGCAGCCGATCAATCGCTACCCCCGCTCCCCGCGGACGTCACGGTCACGATCGACGAGCGCCCCGAGCGAGGCCCGCTGGAAGGCCTCGCCGTCGGCTTCCGCGCGCTGCAAGATAGGGCCGACGCAATTTATGCGAGTAGTTGCGACGTGCCGCTGCTCATCCCCGCTTTCGTCGAGCGAATGTTTTCGCTGCTCGGCGATTACGATATTGCCGTCCCCTGCGAAGGCGGGTTTCGCCATCCGCTCGCGGCAGTCTATGGCCCCGGCGCTTTAACACATCTCGAAAAGCTTCTCGCCGCCGATCGATTGCGGGTACAATTCCTCCTCGACGAAGTTCGCACCAGGCAAGTGTCCGCCGAAGAACTGCTCGCAGTCGATCCGCAACTTTCTACGCTACGAAATCTGAACAGTCTAGAGGACTATTCCTCCGCCCTCGTCGCAGCCGGGTTTTGA
- a CDS encoding formylmethanofuran dehydrogenase subunit C, whose translation MSLTLTYFGKTSLPVEIEGLTPDWASDKALPEIERFEIFHGNRKLPLAEMFKVSGNGADKRLDFEGNLTGVHWIGAHMKSGQIHIHGPGGRHIGSEMNGGEIRVEGDAGDWVGAEMHGGLIQVKGKVGHATGAAYRGSAKGMTNGTILVEGSAGNEIGLRMRRGTIAIGGAAGDMIGFNMLAGTVLVFGEAGIRPGAGMRRGTIGLFGSRPPPLLPSFSRGASFRPQILRILFNHLYGKGFPIGDALRDSEIELYHGDMVSLGRGELLLRQQR comes from the coding sequence ATGTCGCTGACGCTGACTTACTTTGGAAAGACATCCCTGCCCGTAGAGATCGAGGGATTAACGCCAGATTGGGCCAGTGATAAAGCGCTGCCTGAAATCGAGCGATTCGAGATTTTCCATGGCAATCGCAAACTGCCGCTGGCCGAGATGTTCAAAGTGAGCGGCAATGGGGCCGACAAGCGGCTGGATTTCGAGGGAAACCTGACTGGCGTCCACTGGATCGGCGCGCACATGAAAAGCGGGCAGATTCACATTCACGGTCCAGGCGGCAGGCACATCGGTAGTGAAATGAACGGAGGTGAAATTCGCGTCGAGGGAGATGCCGGCGATTGGGTGGGAGCCGAAATGCACGGCGGGTTGATCCAGGTGAAGGGCAAAGTCGGACATGCCACTGGTGCGGCATACCGTGGATCCGCCAAAGGCATGACCAATGGGACGATCTTGGTTGAGGGCAGCGCAGGGAATGAAATCGGTCTGCGGATGCGCCGCGGAACCATCGCAATCGGCGGCGCGGCAGGCGACATGATTGGCTTCAACATGCTTGCAGGCACCGTACTGGTATTTGGCGAAGCGGGCATCCGTCCCGGCGCAGGCATGCGTCGCGGCACGATCGGCCTGTTCGGGTCGCGCCCCCCGCCGCTGTTGCCAAGTTTCTCTCGCGGAGCGTCGTTTCGGCCTCAGATTTTGCGAATTTTGTTCAACCACTTATATGGAAAAGGGTTTCCAATAGGCGATGCGCTGCGGGATTCGGAAATCGAGCTGTATCATGGTGACATGGTGTCGCTCGGACGGGGTGAATTGCTGCTGCGCCAGCAGCGGTAG